The Anaeromyxobacter sp. genome includes a window with the following:
- a CDS encoding class I SAM-dependent methyltransferase translates to MATRKSLRQRLRERLNNQYERDRFVHAQLAQLPAGTLLLDAGCGSQRYRPACAHLTYRTQDFGAYSRDEKANLGSRKDDSWRYEYGKLDYVGNIWQVAENDATFDVILCTEVFEHIPHPVETLKEFGRLLKPGGTLILTAPSNCLRHQDPYFFFSGFSDRWYQKFLPENGFEIQLLEPVGDYYSWMGVELARTAVTHSLLTKLLLAPAFLFYMLKRKTQLSVDTLCMGYHVVARRS, encoded by the coding sequence ATGGCAACGCGAAAGAGCCTCAGACAGCGGCTGCGCGAGCGGCTCAACAACCAGTACGAGCGGGACCGCTTCGTTCATGCCCAGCTGGCGCAGCTTCCGGCTGGGACGCTGCTCCTCGACGCAGGTTGCGGCAGCCAGCGATACCGTCCGGCCTGCGCGCACCTGACCTACCGGACCCAGGACTTCGGCGCCTACTCGCGCGACGAGAAGGCCAACCTCGGCTCCCGGAAGGACGACAGCTGGCGCTACGAGTATGGGAAGCTCGACTACGTCGGCAACATCTGGCAGGTGGCGGAGAACGATGCCACCTTCGACGTCATCCTGTGCACCGAGGTGTTCGAGCACATCCCGCACCCGGTGGAGACCCTGAAGGAGTTCGGGCGGCTCCTCAAGCCGGGTGGGACCCTGATCCTGACGGCTCCCAGCAACTGCCTGCGACACCAGGATCCCTACTTCTTCTTCAGCGGCTTCAGCGACCGCTGGTACCAGAAGTTCCTCCCGGAGAACGGCTTCGAGATCCAGCTGCTCGAGCCGGTGGGCGACTACTACAGCTGGATGGGTGTCGAGCTGGCGCGCACCGCCGTCACACACTCGCTCCTCACCAAGCTCCTCCTGGCCCCCGCCTTCCTCTTCTACATGCTCAAGAGGAAGACCCAGCTCTCGGTCGACACGCTCTGCATGGGGTATCACGTCGTCGCCAGGCGCTCGTAG